Proteins co-encoded in one Azospirillum brasilense genomic window:
- a CDS encoding sigma-54-dependent transcriptional regulator produces the protein MTVLLIDDDHEVLDASRQTLELEGFAVEATARPEDALDRLGPSWPGVVVTDVRMPGLDGFALLERVRAADPEVPVVLVTGHGDIAMAMRAVRGGAYDFIEKPAEPGHLVEVVRRALEHRRLVLENRSLRAQLAGGGSLEARIIGRSAAIERLRAAVAGLADAEVDVLLFGETGTGKELVARSLHDAGRRRAGNFVALNCGALPDTIIESELFGHEPGAFTGAQGRRIGKLEHADGGTLFLDEIESMPMHLQVKLLRVLQERVIERVGGNRPIPLDLRVVAATKVDLLRLAGEGKFREDLYYRLNVVTVPLPPLRERREDVPLLLRHFLDAAAARSRRPAPPVDAAALARLAAHGWPGNVRELRNVAERMALGLGDGLAGGPVTGAGGGGIEPLAEQMDRIERQLVEDALARCGGRVGETADKLGITRKTLYLKMRHHGLHRGDFAEE, from the coding sequence ATGACCGTTCTCCTGATCGACGACGACCACGAGGTGCTGGACGCCAGCCGCCAGACGCTGGAGCTGGAAGGCTTCGCGGTGGAGGCGACGGCCCGGCCCGAAGACGCCCTGGACCGGCTCGGCCCGTCCTGGCCGGGCGTGGTGGTGACCGACGTGCGCATGCCCGGGCTGGACGGCTTCGCCCTGCTGGAGCGGGTGCGCGCCGCCGATCCGGAGGTGCCGGTGGTTCTGGTGACCGGGCACGGTGACATCGCCATGGCGATGCGGGCGGTGCGCGGCGGCGCCTACGACTTCATCGAGAAGCCGGCCGAGCCCGGCCATCTGGTCGAGGTGGTGCGCCGCGCGCTGGAGCACCGGCGGCTGGTGCTGGAGAACCGCAGCCTGCGCGCGCAGCTCGCCGGCGGCGGCTCGCTGGAGGCGCGCATCATCGGGCGGTCCGCCGCCATCGAACGGCTGCGCGCCGCCGTGGCCGGGCTGGCCGACGCGGAGGTGGACGTCCTGCTGTTCGGCGAGACCGGAACCGGCAAGGAACTGGTCGCCCGCAGCCTGCACGACGCCGGGCGCCGCCGGGCCGGCAACTTCGTCGCGCTGAACTGCGGCGCCCTGCCCGACACCATCATCGAGAGCGAGCTGTTCGGCCACGAGCCCGGCGCCTTCACCGGCGCGCAGGGGCGGCGCATCGGCAAGCTGGAGCACGCCGACGGCGGCACGCTGTTCCTCGACGAGATCGAGAGCATGCCGATGCACCTCCAGGTCAAGCTGCTGCGCGTGCTGCAGGAGCGGGTGATCGAGCGCGTCGGCGGCAACCGGCCGATCCCGCTGGACCTGCGCGTGGTCGCCGCCACCAAGGTCGATCTGCTGCGGCTGGCCGGGGAGGGCAAGTTCCGCGAGGATCTCTACTACCGCCTGAACGTGGTGACCGTGCCGCTTCCGCCCCTGCGCGAGCGGCGGGAGGACGTGCCGCTGCTGCTGCGCCACTTCCTCGACGCCGCCGCGGCCCGGTCCCGCCGCCCGGCGCCGCCGGTGGACGCGGCGGCGCTGGCCCGCCTCGCCGCCCATGGCTGGCCGGGCAACGTCCGCGAGTTGCGCAACGTCGCCGAGCGCATGGCCCTGGGCCTGGGTGACGGTCTGGCGGGCGGACCGGTCACCGGGGCGGGCGGCGGCGGGATCGAACCCCTGGCCGAACAGATGGACCGCATCGAGAGGCAGCTCGTCGAGGACGCGCTCGCCCGCTGCGGCGGGCGGGTTGGCGAGACGGCCGACAAGCTGGGCATCACCCGCAAGACCCTGTACCTGAAGATGCGCCACCACGGCCTCCACCGCGGCGACTTTGCCGAGGAGTGA
- a CDS encoding bifunctional aspartate transaminase/aspartate 4-decarboxylase: MDSVDYSRYAKLSPFELKDELIKLASGRENRLMLNAGRGNPNFLATLPRRAFFRLGLFAVAEAELSFSYMPNGVGGLPRIEGIESRFERYVSEHRDQEGVVFLGRALSYVRDQLGLPGSGFLHEMVEGVLGANYPVPPRMLAISEEIVRHYLVKEMVGGFLPTGNVDLFAVEGGTAAMTYIFNTMKQNGLVERGDKVAIGLPVFTPYIEIPELDEYGLTEVAINADPASHWQYPDSELDKLKDPAVKVFFCVNPSNPPSVKMDDRSLDRIAAIVKNERKDLIILTDDVYGTFADDFRSLFAVCPENTMLVYSFSKYFGATGWRLGVIATHKQNVCDQRIAGLPEERKAALDRRYGSLVPDVRGLRFIDRLVADSRTVALNHTAGLSTPQQVQMVLFSLFALMDEQDGYKAELKKVIRRREAALYRELGLPTQSDPNAVDYYTLLDLEDIALKLYGPDYAAWVKANFVPNDMLFRIAAETGIVLLPGKGFGTLQPAARVSLANLNEYEYAAIGRSLRGMADQSYEEFKRQRQGWNAPNGGTKPN, encoded by the coding sequence ATGGACTCTGTCGATTACAGCCGATACGCGAAGCTCAGTCCCTTCGAACTGAAGGACGAATTGATCAAGCTCGCCTCCGGCCGCGAGAACCGGCTGATGCTGAACGCGGGGCGCGGCAACCCGAACTTCCTGGCGACCCTGCCGCGCCGGGCCTTCTTCCGGCTGGGCCTGTTCGCCGTGGCCGAGGCCGAGCTGTCCTTCTCCTACATGCCGAACGGCGTCGGCGGCCTGCCGCGGATCGAGGGCATCGAGAGCCGGTTCGAACGCTACGTCTCGGAGCACCGCGATCAGGAAGGCGTCGTGTTTCTCGGCCGCGCGCTGAGCTACGTGCGCGACCAGCTCGGCCTGCCGGGCTCCGGCTTCCTGCATGAGATGGTGGAGGGGGTGCTGGGGGCGAACTACCCGGTGCCGCCGCGCATGCTGGCGATCAGCGAGGAGATCGTCCGACACTATCTGGTGAAGGAGATGGTCGGCGGCTTCCTGCCGACCGGCAACGTCGATCTGTTCGCGGTCGAGGGCGGCACCGCGGCGATGACCTACATCTTCAACACGATGAAGCAGAACGGGCTGGTCGAGCGGGGCGACAAGGTGGCCATCGGCCTGCCCGTCTTCACCCCCTACATCGAGATCCCGGAACTCGACGAGTACGGGCTGACGGAGGTCGCCATCAACGCCGACCCGGCCAGCCATTGGCAGTATCCGGACTCCGAGCTGGACAAGCTGAAGGACCCGGCGGTCAAGGTGTTCTTCTGCGTCAACCCCAGCAACCCGCCCTCGGTCAAGATGGACGACCGCAGCCTCGACCGCATCGCCGCCATCGTGAAGAACGAGCGGAAGGACCTGATCATCCTGACGGACGATGTCTACGGGACCTTCGCGGACGATTTCCGGTCGCTGTTCGCCGTCTGCCCCGAGAACACCATGCTGGTCTATTCCTTCTCGAAGTATTTCGGGGCGACGGGATGGCGGCTGGGGGTGATCGCCACGCACAAGCAGAACGTCTGCGACCAGCGGATCGCCGGCCTGCCGGAGGAGCGCAAGGCGGCGCTCGACCGCCGCTACGGCTCGCTGGTTCCGGACGTGCGCGGCCTGCGCTTCATCGACCGGCTGGTCGCCGACAGCCGCACCGTGGCGCTGAACCACACCGCCGGGCTGTCCACGCCGCAGCAGGTGCAGATGGTGCTGTTCTCCCTGTTCGCCCTGATGGACGAGCAGGACGGCTACAAGGCCGAGCTGAAGAAGGTCATCCGCCGGCGCGAAGCCGCCCTGTACCGCGAGTTGGGCCTGCCGACGCAGTCCGACCCGAACGCGGTGGACTACTACACGCTCCTCGATCTGGAGGACATCGCGCTGAAGCTCTACGGCCCGGACTACGCGGCCTGGGTGAAGGCGAACTTCGTTCCGAACGACATGCTGTTCCGCATCGCCGCGGAGACCGGCATCGTCCTGCTGCCGGGCAAGGGCTTCGGCACCCTGCAGCCGGCCGCCCGCGTCTCGCTGGCCAATCTGAACGAGTACGAATACGCGGCGATCGGGCGCTCGCTGCGCGGGATGGCCGACCAGTCCTACGAGGAGTTCAAGAGACAACGGCAGGGCTGGAACGCACCGAACGGCGGGACGAAGCCCAACTGA
- the aspT gene encoding aspartate-alanine antiporter, with protein MSWLHSIVNQAPEIALFLSLAGGYWIGKFQFGKFQLGGVAGSLLVAVVISQIGVSIDNGVKAVLFALFIYAVGFESGPKFFQSLGRQSIREIILAAVLAVSGLVTVVIMARLTGLDKGLAAGIASGGLTQSAIIGTASSAIGKLGLPAEEVQRLQGNVAVGYAVTYIFGSFGAILVCVNLLPWIMKRSIRDDAIKAETAMLAGAHFLARGEEYAMPPLVGRLYRIERAAGRTVAQIEADSADGPVSVERVKRNNALIGLQPDLRLEAGDVVLLVGRRAGVVGLADRLGPELQSSQGMDLIMLVRDVAITNPAFVHRSVAEIRKASSANLYHGVYVTGIKRSDRPLPLAPDTVIEAGDVATLYGTAEDVQRVAASVGTEVITSDKTDFIYHGLGLALGLLVGLAVIRIGDIPLTLGSGGGALLAGLLFGWYRTRNLAIGNMPTPASTLLRDLGLAGFVAVVGLQSGRQAVSTVVESGLSIFLVGVVVTLVPMIITLFVGRYLLRYDNAAIFAGALSGSRSANPAFGEVLDKAGNSIPTVPFAITYALANVFLTLLGPLVVAFV; from the coding sequence ATGTCATGGCTTCACTCGATCGTCAATCAAGCTCCGGAAATTGCGTTATTTCTTTCCCTGGCGGGCGGCTATTGGATCGGTAAGTTTCAATTCGGCAAGTTCCAGCTCGGCGGCGTCGCCGGATCATTGCTGGTCGCCGTGGTGATCAGCCAGATCGGCGTGTCCATCGACAACGGCGTCAAGGCCGTTCTCTTCGCTTTGTTCATTTACGCGGTCGGCTTTGAAAGCGGCCCGAAGTTCTTTCAATCGCTGGGACGGCAGTCGATCCGTGAAATCATCCTGGCGGCGGTGCTGGCGGTCAGCGGTCTGGTCACCGTCGTGATCATGGCCCGCCTGACCGGCCTCGACAAAGGTCTGGCGGCGGGCATCGCATCCGGCGGGCTGACCCAGTCGGCCATCATCGGCACGGCCAGCTCGGCCATCGGCAAGCTCGGGCTGCCGGCGGAGGAGGTGCAGCGCCTCCAGGGCAACGTCGCGGTCGGCTACGCCGTCACCTACATCTTCGGGTCCTTCGGCGCCATCCTGGTCTGCGTCAACCTGCTGCCCTGGATCATGAAGCGCAGCATCCGCGACGACGCCATCAAGGCGGAAACCGCGATGCTGGCCGGCGCCCATTTCCTGGCGCGGGGCGAGGAATACGCCATGCCGCCCCTGGTCGGGCGCCTCTACCGCATCGAGCGGGCGGCCGGGCGGACGGTGGCGCAGATCGAGGCGGACTCCGCCGACGGTCCGGTCAGCGTCGAGCGCGTGAAGCGCAACAACGCGCTGATCGGGTTGCAGCCGGACCTGCGGCTGGAGGCCGGGGACGTCGTGCTGCTGGTCGGACGACGGGCCGGGGTCGTCGGTCTTGCCGACCGGCTCGGCCCGGAGCTTCAGTCCTCGCAGGGCATGGACCTCATCATGCTGGTGCGCGATGTGGCCATCACCAACCCCGCCTTCGTGCACCGCAGCGTCGCCGAGATCCGCAAAGCGTCCTCGGCCAATCTGTACCACGGCGTCTATGTGACCGGCATCAAGCGGAGCGACCGGCCGCTGCCGCTCGCTCCCGACACGGTGATCGAAGCCGGCGACGTCGCCACGCTCTACGGCACCGCGGAGGATGTGCAGCGCGTCGCCGCGTCGGTGGGGACGGAGGTCATCACGAGCGACAAGACCGACTTCATCTACCACGGGCTGGGGCTGGCGCTCGGCCTGCTCGTCGGTCTGGCCGTCATCCGCATCGGCGACATCCCGCTGACGCTGGGCAGCGGCGGCGGCGCCCTGCTGGCCGGTCTGCTGTTCGGCTGGTACCGCACCCGCAACCTCGCCATCGGGAACATGCCGACGCCGGCCTCCACGCTGCTGCGCGACCTGGGTCTGGCCGGCTTCGTCGCCGTGGTCGGACTCCAATCGGGCCGGCAGGCCGTGAGCACCGTGGTCGAGAGCGGGCTGAGCATCTTCCTGGTCGGCGTGGTCGTGACGCTGGTGCCGATGATCATCACCCTGTTCGTCGGCCGCTATCTGCTGCGCTACGACAACGCGGCCATCTTCGCCGGCGCGCTCTCCGGGTCGCGCAGCGCCAACCCCGCCTTCGGCGAGGTGCTCGACAAGGCCGGCAACTCCATCCCGACCGTTCCCTTCGCCATCACCTACGCGCTGGCGAACGTCTTCCTGACCCTGCTGGGGCCGCTGGTGGTGGCCTTCGTGTAA
- a CDS encoding ABC transporter substrate-binding protein — protein sequence MSRTLHGVAAALAVLLASSTAAFAQDPSGKLVVVTSFPKDLTSAFQQAFQKAYPKVTLEVLNRNTNAGVKYLQETASNNGTDLFWASAPDAFEVLKGANLLQAYKPKVEGIPEKVGAYPINDPDGMYAGFAASGYGIMWNSRYMKANDLPAPKEWSDLAKPVYYDHVAISAPSRSGTTHLTIETILQGEGWEKGWRTNKEIAGNYRTITERSFGVPDGVNSGSFGIGIVIDFFALSSQASGFPVEFAYPTVTTIVPANIGIVKNAPNKAAAETFVDFILSPQGQEVLLQPAIRRLPVNPATYAKAPADYPNPFEDTSLGSQVNFDVEVSQARYNVVDALFDQLITFQLDGLKAATRAIHQADAALAKKPNDKAKALLAEARDLVAAMPVTAQEAADPQLSGAFTVERKSATDAVPERQAQVEQKWAAFAKDNYAAARKKAEEALALAR from the coding sequence ATGTCTCGCACGCTGCACGGCGTCGCGGCCGCCCTGGCCGTCCTGCTCGCTTCCAGCACCGCCGCCTTCGCCCAGGACCCGTCGGGCAAGCTGGTCGTCGTCACCTCCTTCCCGAAGGACCTGACCAGCGCCTTCCAGCAGGCCTTCCAGAAGGCCTACCCGAAGGTCACGCTGGAGGTTCTGAACCGCAACACCAACGCGGGTGTGAAGTATCTCCAGGAGACGGCGTCGAACAACGGCACCGACCTGTTCTGGGCCTCCGCCCCCGACGCCTTCGAGGTCCTGAAGGGCGCCAACCTGCTGCAGGCCTACAAGCCGAAGGTCGAGGGCATTCCGGAGAAGGTCGGCGCCTACCCGATCAACGATCCGGATGGCATGTACGCCGGCTTCGCCGCCTCGGGCTACGGCATCATGTGGAACAGCCGCTACATGAAGGCCAACGACCTGCCGGCCCCCAAGGAGTGGTCGGACCTCGCCAAGCCGGTCTATTACGACCATGTCGCCATCTCCGCCCCGTCGCGCTCCGGCACCACGCACCTGACCATCGAGACCATCCTCCAGGGCGAGGGCTGGGAGAAGGGCTGGCGGACCAACAAGGAGATCGCCGGCAACTACCGCACCATCACCGAGCGCAGCTTCGGCGTGCCGGACGGCGTGAATTCCGGCAGCTTCGGCATCGGCATCGTGATCGACTTCTTCGCGCTGTCGTCCCAGGCCTCGGGCTTCCCGGTGGAGTTCGCCTATCCGACGGTCACCACCATCGTGCCGGCCAACATCGGCATCGTGAAGAACGCTCCCAACAAGGCCGCCGCCGAGACCTTCGTCGACTTCATCCTGTCGCCGCAGGGCCAGGAGGTCCTGCTGCAGCCGGCCATCCGCCGCCTGCCGGTCAACCCGGCCACCTACGCCAAGGCGCCGGCCGACTACCCGAACCCGTTCGAGGACACCTCGCTGGGCTCGCAGGTGAACTTCGACGTCGAGGTGTCGCAGGCCCGCTACAACGTGGTGGACGCGCTGTTCGACCAGCTCATCACCTTCCAGCTCGACGGGCTGAAGGCGGCGACCCGCGCCATCCATCAGGCCGACGCCGCGCTGGCCAAGAAGCCCAACGACAAGGCCAAGGCGCTGCTGGCCGAGGCGCGCGACCTCGTCGCCGCCATGCCGGTGACCGCCCAGGAGGCCGCCGACCCGCAGCTCTCCGGCGCCTTCACGGTGGAGCGCAAGAGCGCCACCGACGCCGTGCCGGAGCGTCAGGCCCAGGTCGAGCAGAAGTGGGCCGCCTTCGCCAAGGACAACTACGCTGCCGCCCGCAAGAAGGCCGAAGAGGCCCTGGCGCTGGCCCGCTGA
- a CDS encoding ABC transporter permease — translation MTSLALTRESIARVRPGPAVAAVLIALFLLLFLVVPVVQVIFVAFQDKTTGAFTLINFADFFQNDLFMRSFWNSFYVSAMSVVVASALALPLAYLTTRFEFRGAVLIQSLGIIPLIMPPFIGAVAMQLLFGRNGTVNLLLRDHFGISIPFMEGLNGVIFVQSIHYFPFILINLSASLKNIDRAMEESAQNLGCHGFRLFRRIVFPLAMPGYVAGASLVFIKVFDDLGTPLLLNVNDMLAPQAYLRISSIGIADPMGYVISVVLIVCSLLALWVSALAMKGKDYATVQRGGGGLARRRMKPLELVAAYAVVLLILVLVLAPHIGLTLLSFATIWSFSPFPDAFTMKHYGTVFLESGQYITNTLLYASLAALLDVVIGTAIAYLVLRSKLPGRQWLDYIAMAALAVPGVVLGIGYLRSFYDVPMPFTGQPLSGFWLILVFALAIRRLPYALRACTAALQQVSNSLEEAAENLGATKLRTISRVVVPLMSGGILAGFVTSFATAAVELSATIMLVHSQSDAPLAYGLYVYMQSAAGRGPGAALGVFAVVIVGLGTYLSHVIIERGRRERGQDH, via the coding sequence ATGACGTCTCTTGCGCTCACGCGCGAAAGCATCGCGCGCGTGCGGCCGGGGCCGGCGGTGGCGGCTGTGCTGATCGCGCTGTTCCTGCTGCTGTTCCTCGTCGTGCCGGTCGTCCAGGTCATCTTCGTCGCCTTCCAGGACAAGACGACCGGGGCCTTCACCCTGATCAACTTCGCCGACTTCTTCCAGAACGACCTGTTCATGCGGTCCTTCTGGAACTCCTTCTACGTCTCCGCCATGTCGGTGGTGGTGGCGAGCGCGCTGGCCCTGCCGCTGGCCTATCTGACGACGCGCTTCGAGTTCCGCGGCGCCGTGCTGATCCAGAGCCTGGGCATCATCCCGCTGATCATGCCGCCCTTCATCGGCGCCGTGGCGATGCAGCTGCTGTTCGGGCGCAACGGCACGGTCAACCTGCTGCTGCGCGACCATTTCGGCATCTCCATTCCCTTCATGGAGGGGCTGAACGGCGTCATCTTCGTGCAGAGCATCCACTATTTCCCGTTCATCCTCATCAACCTGTCGGCCAGCCTGAAGAACATCGACCGGGCGATGGAGGAATCGGCGCAGAATCTCGGCTGCCACGGCTTCCGGCTGTTCCGCCGCATCGTCTTCCCGCTGGCCATGCCGGGCTACGTCGCCGGCGCGTCGCTGGTCTTCATCAAGGTGTTCGACGACCTCGGCACGCCGCTGCTGCTCAACGTCAACGACATGCTGGCGCCGCAGGCCTACCTGCGTATCTCCTCCATCGGCATCGCCGACCCGATGGGCTACGTGATCTCGGTGGTGCTGATCGTCTGCTCGCTGCTCGCCCTCTGGGTGTCGGCGCTGGCGATGAAGGGCAAGGACTACGCGACCGTCCAGCGCGGCGGCGGCGGTCTGGCGCGGCGGCGCATGAAGCCGCTGGAGCTGGTGGCGGCCTACGCCGTCGTTCTGCTGATCCTGGTGCTGGTGCTGGCGCCGCACATCGGCCTGACGCTGCTGTCCTTCGCGACGATCTGGTCCTTCAGCCCGTTCCCCGACGCCTTCACGATGAAGCATTACGGGACGGTCTTCCTGGAGAGCGGCCAGTACATCACCAACACGCTGCTCTACGCCTCGCTGGCCGCACTGCTCGACGTGGTGATCGGCACGGCCATCGCCTATCTGGTGCTGCGCAGCAAGCTGCCGGGCCGGCAATGGCTGGACTACATCGCCATGGCGGCGCTGGCGGTGCCGGGCGTGGTGCTGGGCATCGGCTATCTGCGCAGCTTCTACGACGTGCCCATGCCCTTCACCGGGCAGCCGCTGTCCGGCTTCTGGCTGATCCTGGTCTTCGCGCTGGCGATCCGCCGCCTGCCCTACGCGCTGCGCGCCTGCACGGCGGCCCTGCAGCAGGTCAGCAACTCGCTGGAGGAGGCGGCCGAGAATCTGGGCGCCACCAAGCTGCGCACCATCAGCCGCGTGGTCGTGCCGCTGATGTCCGGCGGCATCCTGGCCGGCTTCGTCACCAGCTTCGCCACCGCGGCGGTCGAGCTGTCGGCGACCATCATGCTGGTCCATTCGCAGAGCGACGCGCCGCTGGCCTACGGCCTCTACGTCTACATGCAGTCGGCGGCCGGGCGCGGTCCGGGGGCGGCGCTGGGCGTCTTCGCCGTCGTCATCGTCGGGCTGGGCACCTACCTGTCGCACGTCATCATCGAGCGGGGCCGGCGCGAGCGCGGCCAGGACCATTGA
- a CDS encoding ABC transporter ATP-binding protein, producing the protein MNHQFSPASLAAGMQSVGVRIDGVDLSYGSHRVLKDIHLDIKPGEFFAFLGPSGCGKTTLLRLIAGFNTAQRGAVTIGGRDISGLPAHKRDVGMVFQSYALWPHMTVRRNVAFGLEERRVPRAEIERRVDAALDLVGLKHLADRRPSQLSGGQQQRVALARTIVIEPKVLLLDEPLSNLDAKLRVQMRQELLSLQRKLGLTTIFVTHDQEEANTICDRIAVMEDGIVQQVGTPQELYDHPANLFVAGFLGTANVLEGQVRAVDGGTAFVIGGGVPIPLPHGVEPGAEGKLMFRPQNLFIRQDGGPPRAGHVRLMGVVRHREFLGASIRYAVDIGGQQVQVDAPHQAGDALLPTDTPITLDLAADKARFLRR; encoded by the coding sequence ATGAACCATCAATTCTCCCCCGCCTCCCTGGCCGCCGGGATGCAGAGCGTCGGCGTCCGCATCGACGGCGTGGACCTGTCCTACGGCAGCCACCGCGTGCTGAAGGACATCCACCTCGACATCAAGCCGGGCGAGTTCTTCGCCTTCCTCGGCCCGTCGGGCTGCGGCAAGACCACGCTGCTGCGGCTGATCGCCGGCTTCAACACGGCGCAGCGCGGGGCGGTGACGATCGGCGGGCGCGACATCTCGGGCCTGCCGGCGCACAAGCGCGACGTCGGCATGGTGTTCCAGAGCTACGCGCTGTGGCCGCACATGACGGTGCGCCGCAACGTCGCCTTCGGGCTGGAGGAGCGGCGCGTGCCGCGCGCGGAGATCGAGCGGCGGGTGGACGCGGCGCTCGACCTCGTCGGGCTGAAGCATCTGGCCGACCGCCGTCCGTCGCAGCTGTCGGGCGGCCAGCAGCAGCGCGTCGCGCTCGCCCGCACCATCGTGATCGAGCCGAAGGTGCTGCTGCTGGACGAGCCGCTGTCGAACCTGGACGCCAAGCTGCGCGTGCAGATGCGCCAGGAGCTGCTGAGCCTGCAGCGCAAGCTGGGGCTGACCACCATCTTCGTCACCCACGACCAGGAGGAGGCCAACACCATCTGCGACCGCATCGCGGTGATGGAGGACGGCATCGTCCAGCAGGTGGGCACCCCGCAGGAGCTGTACGACCACCCGGCCAACCTGTTCGTCGCCGGCTTCCTCGGCACCGCCAACGTGCTGGAGGGGCAGGTGCGCGCCGTGGACGGCGGGACGGCCTTCGTCATCGGCGGCGGCGTGCCGATTCCGCTGCCGCACGGCGTGGAGCCGGGGGCCGAGGGCAAGCTGATGTTCCGGCCGCAAAATCTCTTTATCCGCCAGGACGGCGGGCCGCCGCGCGCGGGCCATGTCCGGCTGATGGGCGTGGTGCGGCACCGCGAGTTCCTGGGCGCCTCGATCCGCTACGCGGTGGACATCGGGGGACAGCAGGTTCAGGTTGACGCCCCGCACCAGGCCGGCGACGCGCTGCTGCCGACCGACACCCCGATCACCCTCGACCTCGCGGCCGACAAGGCCCGCTTCCTGCGCCGATAG
- the gph gene encoding phosphoglycolate phosphatase (PGP is an essential enzyme in the glycolate salvage pathway in higher organisms (photorespiration in plants). Phosphoglycolate results from the oxidase activity of RubisCO in the Calvin cycle when concentrations of carbon dioxide are low relative to oxygen. This enzyme is a member of the Haloacid Dehalogenase (HAD) superfamily of aspartate-nucleophile hydrolase enzymes (PF00702).) encodes MTSLPNRTSLRAVAFDLDGTLVDSAADLMHASNALLAELGRPPVDLPAVRSFIGDGVAKLVERVLTATGGLPGAEETAAHTRRFLAIYEADPSAHSALYPGVAETLTALSAAGLKLGVCTNKPMAATRRLLADLGIADRFTAVVGGDSFPTRKPSPEPVLGLLALMDVRPEETVFVGDNEHDVAAARAAGVARVLVLRYGYARVPLDSLPHDGILERFGDLTGALSAASAC; translated from the coding sequence GTGACCAGCCTTCCCAACCGCACGTCCTTGCGTGCCGTCGCCTTCGACCTCGACGGCACGCTGGTGGACAGCGCCGCCGACCTGATGCACGCCTCCAACGCCCTGCTCGCCGAGTTGGGCCGCCCGCCGGTCGATCTGCCGGCGGTGCGCTCCTTCATCGGCGACGGGGTGGCCAAGCTGGTGGAGCGGGTCCTGACCGCCACCGGCGGCCTGCCCGGAGCGGAGGAGACGGCGGCCCACACCCGCCGCTTCCTCGCCATCTACGAGGCCGACCCCAGCGCCCACAGCGCGCTCTATCCCGGTGTCGCGGAGACACTGACGGCGCTGTCCGCGGCCGGGCTGAAACTGGGGGTGTGCACCAACAAGCCGATGGCGGCGACCCGGCGGCTGCTCGCCGACCTGGGCATCGCCGATCGCTTCACGGCGGTGGTCGGCGGGGACAGCTTCCCCACCCGCAAGCCCTCGCCGGAGCCGGTGCTCGGCCTGCTCGCCCTGATGGATGTCCGGCCGGAGGAGACCGTCTTCGTCGGCGACAACGAGCATGACGTGGCCGCCGCCCGCGCCGCCGGGGTGGCGCGGGTGCTGGTGCTGCGCTACGGCTACGCGCGGGTGCCGCTCGACAGCCTTCCCCACGACGGCATTCTGGAGCGCTTCGGCGACCTGACGGGGGCGCTGTCGGCGGCCTCGGCATGCTGA
- a CDS encoding histidine phosphatase family protein gives MLNRLVFCRHGETESNVGGWLAGSRDVSLTERGRAQAHAAATALAAQGSPVAAIHSSPQRRALETAGVIGAALGLTVTVVPGLEERRWGDLEGGAVPADLLREEVPGGESLTAFQARVAAALEGLPVPADGRPPLVVAHAGTWHALCRWLGLAPDTLWPPNAMPVTLERAGVFESVGTPVSGSR, from the coding sequence ATGCTGAACCGTCTCGTCTTCTGCCGGCATGGCGAGACGGAGAGCAACGTCGGCGGCTGGCTGGCCGGGTCGCGCGACGTGTCGCTGACCGAGCGCGGGCGGGCGCAGGCCCATGCCGCCGCCACGGCGCTGGCCGCCCAGGGAAGCCCGGTCGCCGCCATTCACTCCAGCCCGCAGCGGCGCGCGCTGGAAACCGCCGGCGTCATCGGCGCGGCGCTGGGCCTGACGGTGACCGTCGTCCCCGGTCTGGAAGAAAGGCGCTGGGGCGATCTGGAGGGGGGCGCCGTCCCGGCGGACCTCCTGCGCGAAGAGGTGCCGGGCGGCGAAAGCCTCACGGCCTTCCAGGCCCGCGTCGCCGCGGCCTTGGAGGGCTTGCCGGTTCCGGCGGACGGTCGTCCGCCGCTGGTGGTGGCGCACGCCGGCACGTGGCACGCGCTGTGCCGCTGGCTTGGCCTCGCCCCGGACACGCTGTGGCCGCCCAACGCGATGCCCGTGACGCTGGAGCGCGCCGGGGTTTTTGAAAGCGTCGGGACGCCGGTCAGCGGATCTCGATGA